In Euphorbia lathyris chromosome 10, ddEupLath1.1, whole genome shotgun sequence, the DNA window acttaaaattaataaattaagtgtttattgattttaaacttatttgataatataacttaaatatttcagttaagtcaAGAAAtcacttaaaattaatttaaaaatttttagttgaacattatcaactaatttttttaaaattcaatacttatttttagtatttatcaaacatttatatcatttaacactttaaacatttataatattgaacacttaaaattcagtacttattttttcagcacttaattttaagttttatcaaacaccGCCTAAGTTAAGAAGAGTTGAGTTTTATAGCAATtgtgtatatataattaattaaggatgtgaaaaatataatttcaaatcgGAAAAGATGGAGAACTATATTGAAAACGACCTTAAATACCATCATTTCTTCATCTACtacaaaatgaaaaagaataTCTATCAAAAAATTTCTACACTGCGCTGGGATTAGTTCTGATTTCATCCATTTAGATAATGTTACATCAATCCAATTGCACATATCGCATAATTTGATTGGAAAGGCCAACACTAATCCCGATCTATAATAGAatttttccatttctccaatccCAAATTTTTTCACAGATTaagtgtattttatttttaagagcTTCaaggttatttttttttttaattttctttagaaaaaataGGAAGCACATGGTGGTGGAGTATTGGAAGAATGTCTATCAATTTACATGTTATTGTAAGGCTGATTTTGTCTGTCAAAGTGAAGAAAATGGCAGCTTTATTATAGCTCTTATCAAAATTCACTTCTTTGCTTTTTTAAACAAAACATGCTACAAAAAGATAAAAGAGATCAAAGatcagaaaaagaaagattGGTCACCTCACCTTCTTAATTTCCATTTTTTGTTTGTTgtaagtaattatttaatagtCAATTACAATAATcaaattttagggtaaattacactcatggccactggacttatccattttaacattgttcTCACTGGACTTTACACAtttttaataccggtggccactcaacgcctcaaaatgacctttgtgtccaaaaataaaaaattcaaagagttaatgatattctaagaaattttaattcttaaaaattttcattttgaggtcatttatgtgttgtttggttaggaaagaGGGTGgatttttaaagagagaaagctctacaaaaaaggtgattttgaaaaataaaaaaatgtagtttcatgataaatgtcgttctaaacaattttaattcttaaatattttcattttgaagtcgttaacggtcattttgaggagttagttaaagttgagtggttaCAAgcgttaaaaagtgtaaagttcaatgaccctaccgttaaaaattgaagttcagtggccataatattaaaatggataaaattcagtaaccataggtgtaatttaccctcaaaTTTTAATACCAACTAGTTACAatcacctctctctctcttttatatatatatatatatatatatatatatatatataaaattcttTGCAAAATGGAGGAAACATCTAGAGGctcttaattttaatttttttaggaaTAATGTATAAATTTAACCTATGGTTATTGGAGGAGAGCAACCTCCGCATACAAAGTATTGTAATATTAAACCTAATGTTTACCGGACATTGCAATTTTACGTCTCATTAACAtcaaatgagttttttttttttttttttttaatccatgTGCAATATTCTAGTGTTCTAGTCACTAATAAGGTGAAACTGCACATAATgtattaatgaaaaaaaaaacacatcttTCACTAATGGGAATTGAAATTGCACCATTTAATAAacattagaattaaaattacatAAAACAATATGTAAATACTAAATTCACTTTCCCTAATAAACCATAATGCGAAATTTAGACCTTACcggtattttttaattttgttgatTGAAGTACATATCTTTTAATTTGAATCATTGGATTCTCAGTCAATTATAATCTAATGTTcctttttttttgataaaataatctAATGTTCCTAACTATAGCAGGATGAACATCAAAGTGTatgacatatttttttttatctctggATTGCAATTTTAACATATTGTCTGGCCTTCTCATCTAGAGAAATAATAAGAGTTTCATTATAGGAGTGTATAATGATTATAACCAAACCCatcatgtttcaaatgggccaTTTATGCATCATCATCTTCCACACTCAAGTATTAATAGTGGTTGATATCAACTACTATTGCGAATATACATGGACTAGTAAAACactctaatcctaaaatataacCACGTTGCCTAATCAAATAGGATCTTAGAGGTCACTCATATCCCGACCCACACCCCACACAGGGATTAACGGGATTACAAATACCCTTGATGAAACCATTATTGACTTCTACATTAAAAGagtgtttgtttacctacttttcacctccTGTTTGCATTTTTCACTTTGAAAAAATTTAAGTGTTTAGTTATACATGaaaaaagtagctttttactaTTGCAAATATACATGGACTAGCAAAACACTTAACCCTCGAGTATAACCACTAGAGCCACATGGCTCAATCAAATAGAATCTTAAAGGTCACTCATATCCTGACCCACACCCCACACCAGGATTAGCGGAATTACAAGTACCCTTGACGAAACCATTATTGACATCTACAttaaggggtgtttgtttacctatttttcacctcctgtttgcattttcactttaaaataaaaagttttagATGTTCGATAGTAcatgaaaagtagctttttacaaaagcagagaatcctgctttttagaaaaacagttttttttttccaacagcaaacaacaaacaacaaaccaCATCAGGTaaaccaaacggaccctaaacGACTATCATATGGTCCATCGCCAGTTTCCAACCCTTCTTTGACCACTTTATTGTCTTATCTCTACACTCTGTGGACCCAGCAAGCTCAACTCAGAATCAATTactagttaattttttttttttaaaaagagcTTGTCTTTTGACAAATCCATACCCTCTAATGCAGTCATAATTCTGGTTACAGTTCATCATTACTTTTTCACACCATAGAAGTTGATAAAACATAAGTGAATCAACACAGGGAACTTAAGCAAGCACTAAAATTAATTATCCTGTTAGTTTACTTCAAGGATGTAACAGACCATCCCATGTAGATTAAGAGTCTACATTGATATATATTACTTGGGAATAAtacacagatatatatatacaagtagtaGCTCCTGATATTACTCCTACAATCAAGGAGACATACTGACCCTACTAGCAGCTTAAGCATGCCCCAACAACCCTTCAGCGGCCTTAGGCATAttattcattaattacattgacttatactctaacactccccctcaagctgaaGCATGGATTTTAATCATGCTCAGCTTGCTATAGATACTTATAATATAATCTCAAGACAATACAACTCAAAACAAGAAACTAAAGATACTTTGGAATATAAAAACATAATTCGGGAGATGCAACCTAGAAGAACACATCGAACAGGAGAGACGCCAGAGGAACATCAAACTTCGTAGGAAACAGACAAGCAAAACTCAGTCGAAGCAACACGTAAGAGGCTGCCAGCAACATAATTGCATAAAAGGAGATTCACCGGCAAACTAACCGGACAGACAGGTTGGAAACAGAGAGGCGACGGCAGCAGAAGAGGAACAACGACAATCCGTTGAGGTGAAATCAGACTCTCCTCACAAGGCAGACAGAAATGCTGAAAGAAACAGCCCAAAATTACAAACCTACAAATTCTGCTCACAAGGTAGAAAACAAATACTGGAATCCTAATCCAGAAACCCAAGAAAGAAGCCGAAACAAGGCGCTGATGTGATCCCATGTAAGGAGGACTTTTCTTACAGCGACGACGACACAGGGTGGCCGGAATGTGAGGAAACGCTGATCGGAAGCGGAGAGGATGAACCAGAGGGGTGGCGAGATAGAATGACGTCCCAACAGTGAGTATTCAAGAGACCCAAGCTCTTGACAGAAATGGAACCCTGGGAAATACTACCCAGAAAATATTGAACCCTTGCAGAAACACAACTCTGGAAATACTTCACAACTCTAGAAATACTACCCAGAAAAAAGAATTCAGAAACCTTAgaccttaggctctgataccatgtaacagaCCATGTAATACACTAGAATACATGgaataccatgtagattaagAGTCTACATTGATATATATTACTTGGGAACAATACACAGATATATATACAAGCAGTAGCTCCTGATATTACTCCTACAATCAAGGAGACATACTGACCCTACTAACAGCCTAAGCATGCCCCAACAGCCCTTCAGCAGCCTTAGGCATgttattcattaattacattgacTTATACTCTAACAAAGGACAGAATATTACTAATTGAAGGAACAACCAAGTCACAGATTGTAAATAGTTTGACAAAAGAATTATCTTGTAATTTTTTCACATCTAAAAGAATAAATCATGGTCATTACCTGCAAGGATTGAATGTGAAATGTAGGAGAAGATGTCAGCTTTTGATTGGTACATCTACAACCATGTTTGGATCACTTGATGCAGGATTCCAGGCTAATGCTCAGTCTCATCTTCCGGAGTATTCCAGGTGCGAATGCAACAGTGTCGAGCCTGAAAATATTGCTGTTATCTGGCAAAAGTTAGCTGGAGAAGTGAGAATAAGCTGGGATATTTACCCAGTCATAGCAGGTGAGGCTGGCAAAAAGATTCAAAACAAGAGCAGAAAACTTTTCACCCTCAATTTTCACGCAGCTGCTACGCCAAGCAAGCATTTCAATAAATGGTCCTCTGACCATATCACTTTAAGAGTTCCTTTTCCAAGatataatcaattgaatcggaGATTATACTGACGTGAGTCCATTTCTTCCTCGAAGAAATATTCCACATCACTCCTTCAGGCTCGTAAAAGTATTGTATGCTAAAGCAACAGCTGGTGTAGTTGTAGAGGAATCAAATTGCACAACGGTTGGTGTtactgtaaaaataaaaaactacagTTTGAGCTACCATATGTATGCATCTGTACTGGTATAAGGTAACTTTAATGCTCTACTTTTCTTAAAAGCTTTCGCTCTCAAAGGCTAATACAAACTTTATGCTCACAGTTAATTTTGCTGCTTGCCAACCTTCATTTCTTCCTCGCAAAGATGGTCCCGAAAACACGAACATTTAGCAGGTTCCACACATTAGCAACGATACCACTAGACAGAGCACAAGATACTTGCTTTGCAGCCATGCGATGTGCTTCTAGAACTTTGGCATCGCCAAAGAGCTTCACGATAGCTTCTTCAAGCTCTAAGGCGCCAGAGACCTGCGTAAGCAGTGACAGCTCAGTTAGTCTCAGCCTACCGGCCCCCCAGAAGAAGAACGAGAACATTTATGGAACTGTTATTTCATATGAAGCTAAACATGAAGAAGCTATTCAAACCTGAATCACTGACAAAGGATTTAATTGTTGCATTTTCTTTATCATTTGTGAGAAATGGCCAACATAATGTCCTGAAAGTAGCCAAATAGCAAGTAAGCATCAAATAATGTAATAATACGAAGCAAATAATATATGAGAATCAACATTCACCACTCACCAGTCAAAACTGCACAGCCAGCTGCAGAAGCTTCTGATATGTTGTGACCAGCTAAACCAGGCAAGAAAGAACCTCCAATTACAGCTATTGGACATAGTTTGTACAAATGTCTCAGTTCACCTACCAATCAGTTATGATATGATGATATAAATGACCCATCGTGCACAAGCGAAAGAGAAATTTGAAAATAAgtagaacaaaataaaaaatctcgAACCTATCGTATCTACCACATATATGTGTGTTCCTGGTGCTATGCGTTGATGTTGAGACCTCAATGCTACATATTCCCCTTCTTTCTGCAATTCCTGCAATAACTTGTGCTAAATTCGTGCTTGCATTTGATAAATTCATTGTTGACCATCAAAAGGAAAGATCTTATCTTTTATCAGAACATAACTGCTTCAATCAATAATTTCATCAGTTTAATAAGTGCAGAAATTACAAACATATCCATAAAACTTAGCACATAAATACTGTCCCTTGCCAAATCAAGCCAGACAACAGCATCGGCTTATGCTAAATTTTAATACCATGGATACAGCACGATGGCGACATCTGCCTACCTACGGACTAACAGAATAATACAGCAATAATATATAAGTTATAGTTGATTATGAATAAGTTATATGTCCTAATCAGTTATTATCCAATTTCAAGGCGTTTCGCTTTTAGATATTGCTCAAAGCAGGAATCCTAGAGAAACCTCAATTAGTTGATCTGGATTACATGTGTAAGCAGAGTCATGACAAGGAAAAACAAGGAGGATTCTGAAGATGCAATTCAGCATgagttaaaagaaaaaatatcaaGCAAGCACAGCCGATCTTGTAATGGAAGAAATTAACATCTGTAGTTGAGAATCATACTTGAGCAATCTCTTGTCCATGTTGTGGATAGCGAGGTACAATTAtagtgacaagttcagggtATGATTGTATGAGCTCCTTGTGCACTTCCAGCATAACTGCAGAGGTAAAACGTAAATACTTCAGCCAAGTATGGCACATTCAAAGGCAAGGTAAAGTAATTAAATTATGACACATGAACGGAAACATACATAAAAGGCCGAAAAGTATTAACAAACCTTTTTCTTCACCCCTATGCAGGGAAGCTGCCACCCAAACTTGCCTGTGTGCAAGTTGTCCCTTCAAATCTTCTATGCTTTCTACCTCCTCCGTAGAAGCATCATATTCGACAGCTGAAAATAAACGGAAAAACATCAAATTAGGGCAAACAACCATCTTTTTTTTCAAGAATTGccaaaaaagtaataataaaaaaatagtaaaaacagTAGAGATAATTTAGATGGTAAAACTGTGCATTAAAAGCAATAGGGTAAGACCATAATACTAATAACTGTAGAAAGTATTAGGAAGATTAAAAGAATGTTTGTCCATAATACTAAAGTTTTCACATAAGGTTTATGAATATACCATATTTCAGATCGCCGGCAAAATTAATGATAGAAGGCGAGGCCTGAAGAATCTGGAAGCGAATTGCCTGCAAATTGCTCTATGGAAGACAGACGGATCACTAAAATTTGAATAGGAAGTAATAAGATCATAACAACACATACATACCAGTGGGATGATCAAGGAAAATTTAGAAAGCATGAGTGAAATTAGGGGAAGAAGCACCGGTTGTGACCATGATCTAAAGGATTTCGTAGAGATTCGAGCATTTAACAGTGCAAGTGGAATCTGCATAATATGAGcagatataaatattaatgcaTGCGAAGAGTATACAACCGCAAAATTTCTCTTTGAATCAATTTTCTCGAAGCTTATTATTACGAATTAAGTTATGAGAAATCATGAACCAATAATATTGCAATGTGAAATAAACTCAGTGTCATTAGCACTACTGtcatatttttttagtaattaCGCCCTCAAAGAATATAATGCATATGGAGGATTTACTCACACCCTTTCTCCATGAACTCATTATGAGATTTGGCCATAGTTCATTCTCCATTATCATGATAGCGTTCGGCTTCCAATAGTCCAGGAAAGCATCGATAGCAGCAGGAGTATCGAGAGGGGAAAACTGATTTGATTATGAAGTTAGAATACAACAGAAACGAAATAATTTTTCAGCTAAATAAGCATAATAAAAGTTCATCATCAAAGAAATGAACATCAAGCATTGCCAACAAAAGGACATTTGAATCAGAACTGAGGATACACAATAAAGTTAAAATGAAACTGAataatctgaaaattagtgaaagtGAAAGTCAAAATCTCCAGGTAAGTACCTGATATAAGACACCACTTGGAAGCTGATTCTTTATAACTTCACTGctcaaaaaatgaaagaaaaagaagaagaagcatatCATAGATTAAAAAGGGACCTTCAAACTTATGTTCTTACAAATCTACTTCTCATCATACTGAAATCATTCAAATCATTGATTGAATGAAATTGAAATAGTAAAATTATCTTAAGTGATCAgacaaaagagaaaaagaattggATGCTAAATCTCACAATGCAGACAAGGTCGTAGTTGTCATCAAGATGTTTAAATCAGGCCGGCATTGAACACACCGTCGAATTACAGGAATTGTCGCCATTCCTTCACCTGGACAGAGTATGAACTGTTTTGATTTCTAATGATTGAACCTTTTATTGATTCAGGTAAAAAAAAGATGAAAGGAATAAGAATGGCGGAACCTAAAGAGACAGCGTGGAACCATAGAAGAGGACCAGAGGGCCGAGGGATAGATGGCTGACCCAACCGTTCAGGCCAACGGGTCGGGTGCTCAAGACCTTTAAGGCGGCGCCATCGTATGTGAAGGTGGATTAACGGCGTTAGACTATAGCTCATCGCCCTGTAGATTTTGTAGAGTAGCATTCCTCTTTTTCCAGCAGCTGCCATGTCCGTCCTCTTTACTCTCCGTTGTGATCTACACGGCGGCGACATGTTTTGCGTAAATGGCCGGCGACGATGGAAGCTAGTTGAAATAATGGGCCAGAAAATGGGCCCATATTGTACAGTAAGCCCATGTTGGAGTCCAATATGGGCTCAGCTCAGTTATGAGATATGGGTCATTTGGTAAATAACAGTATATATTTTTAGGGATTACATaataattcacttttaaaaaaactatcctcaagtcataattttgaattatgtcaaattaataaaattattatttttaatatattttaaaagattagagtttataaattagagatttaaaatatattgtatagagtttatgatttatgaattggatataatttttaaattagcgTGTAAAAGTatactttatttgttatatatagaatatagtTACATATTGATAATTCGgtttgataatatgatttagttataattttatagttaattatgatattcatgtaagattcaaaatttccctatttttttttgtgaagtgTACATTTATCCCTTACATAGTTAcatataaaatagtaaaattttatCTCCTTAAAGTTTTCAACCAAGATTAATTTTacctttatttaataaaaaatttgaacatGTTGATTTGACCATTATTTTACTGTTACATTGAACCTTCAAGATaaatttgtcgataaattgtAGTAGTCTCGTGTTTTTTTTGCAGACTGTTTGTAACTATATCACTAACATTATAAACATTTTAGTAACTttgaaagttttttttaataaatctatatatataacaaacttagttattaatattttgataaattgtttataattatattagtaacatattaaacattttaaacataattgatgtttgaaacGTTTAGTGTGGCTATTGGCGAAGGACCTAGAGTCAGGGAGCCAACATCCCAGCCGCTCCACCACGAGCGGCCCTTGCATGTTCTTATGCTTGCTTATATTCACTCCAtgttttcaatttctttttctcAACATGTAGGTAGTTCAACTActagaataataa includes these proteins:
- the LOC136209813 gene encoding probable 3-deoxy-D-manno-octulosonic acid transferase, mitochondrial, coding for MAAAGKRGMLLYKIYRAMSYSLTPLIHLHIRWRRLKGLEHPTRWPERLGQPSIPRPSGPLLWFHAVSLGEGMATIPVIRRCVQCRPDLNILMTTTTLSAFEVIKNQLPSGVLYQFSPLDTPAAIDAFLDYWKPNAIMIMENELWPNLIMSSWRKGIPLALLNARISTKSFRSWSQPVLLPLISLMLSKFSLIIPLSNLQAIRFQILQASPSIINFAGDLKYAVEYDASTEEVESIEDLKGQLAHRQVWVAASLHRGEEKVMLEVHKELIQSYPELVTIIVPRYPQHGQEIAQELQKEGEYVALRSQHQRIAPGTHIYVVDTIGELRHLYKLCPIAVIGGSFLPGLAGHNISEASAAGCAVLTGHYVGHFSQMIKKMQQLNPLSVIQVSGALELEEAIVKLFGDAKVLEAHRMAAKQVSCALSSGIVANVWNLLNVRVFGTIFARKK